The genomic window TACCTTCGTACCCGGTCTCGCAAAAAAGCTTTTCAGCTGCCTCGAGAATGGCCTGTCTTTTATCTACTTTTTCTGTTTTCATTTCTTTTTGACGACACAAAATTAATCAAACGATTGATTAATTTCCAAATGTTTACCTACTTCTTTTACATTATCTTGATAAAACCCTATTTTTAAATGAAATAATCATCAGTCACAATGAAAAATAAGTTCTTTTTAGCCTCAACTTTCTCATTTGCCCTATGGTTCTTATGCTCATTTATTGGTAGCCAGAGGAAAATCCAACAGAATTGGATCAGAATCAATTTGCTCGGTTACCCCACCGAAAGTGTTAAAGTTGCAGTATGGGCAAGCAAAACAGGCGAAATTCCTACCCAATTTGAAATTGTAGAAAAGGAAACCAATAAAATTGTTTATACCTCAACCAATATTAAGAGCTTTGGCAGTTATGGCCCTTTTAGCCTAACTGCCCGATTAAATTTCAGTGATTTTAAAAGTGCAGGGCGTTTCTACCTCCGGGCAAATGGTATTGTTTCTCCCCTATTGTTGATCAATAACGATGTGTACAAAGGTGCAGCTGATTTTTGCCTACAATATATGCGCCAGCAACGGAGCGGTTTTAATCCGTACTTAAAAGATAGCTGCCATACCCACGATGGCTTTGTTTTATATGGCGCCAAAGCTGGCATTAAAGACAGTACGCATTTTGATGCTTCTGGTGGTTGGCACGACGCCAGCGATTACCTCCAATATTCAACTACTTCAGCAAATGCGGCCTATCACCTACTAATGGCTTATCGCGACTTCCCTCAAGTATTCGGCGATAAGCAACTGGCAAATGGTTTGGATGGAAAAAACGGCCTAGCTGATGTTCTGGACGAAGCTAAATGGGGATTGGATTGGCTGTTGAAAATGCACCCACAAAAAAACATCATGTTCAACCAACTGGCCGATGACCGTGACCACATCAGCATGCGGATTCCAAAAGAAGACAGTCAATACGGAAAAGGTTTTGAGCGCCCGCTCTATTTTATTACCGGCGAAACACAGCAACGGGGTAAATTTATGAACAACACCACTGGTACCAGCTCTACTGCAGCTAAATTTACGAGTGCTTTTAATTTAGGCTCGGTTTTATTTAAAGATGTAGATCGTGATTACGCCAAAATACTTGTTAAAAAAGCCAAAACAGCCTATAAATTTGCATTGCAAAAACCTGGTGTAACGCAAACAGCATCCGTAAAGTCGCCTTACATTTATGCTGAAGACAACTGGGTTGATGACATGGAGCTGGCCGAAACATCATTCAATTTCGGAAGGGAAAAGATCGATCAAAAGAAAATAGCACAGGCCTTAAGCTACGCCCAGCAAGAACGCATCACGCCCTGGCTACAAAAAGACACCGCAGCGCATTATCAATATTATCCTTTCATCAACCTTGGTCATTACGAAATCGCTAAGCAAGATTCAACAGACAAAACAGCCATCAACTATTATCAACAAGGCATATCGCAAGTTTGGAGCCGTGCGAAAAACAATGCCTTTTATCGTGGTATTCCTTTTATTTGGTGCAGCAATAATTTAACGGTTGCCTTTGCCATGCAGTGTAGCTGGTACTCGGCACTAAGCGGCGACAAAACTTATGCAGAACTAGATCAGGCTAATTTCGACTGGCTTTTTGGCTGTAACCCCTGGGGAACGAGCATGGTTTATGGTTTACCTCAATGGGGAGATACACCAAGCGATCCGCACTCGGCCTTTACCCATTTAAAGAATTATCCTATAAACGGCGGATTGGTTGATGGACCTGTTTACACCAATATTTATAAAGGTTTAATCGGAATCAAGCTCAATGATACTGATGAATATGCTGACTTTCAGAGTGATCTGGCTGTTTACCACGATGATTATGGCGATTACAGCACCAATGAACCCACAATGGACGGAACAGCGTCTCTTATTTATTTATTAGCGGCCAAAGAAGCACAGGCTAAACCCCTAGCCGACCATAAGACTTATAGCTTGGGCGCGAACATTCGGCGCGATTCTACCCAAAAGAAAATCTACCTGGTTTTTACAGGTGACGAATATGCGGATGGCGGCAAAAAAATAAGTAAGGTGCTGGCACAAGAGAAAGTCAAAGCATCCTTTTTTCTTACCGGAAATTTCTATCGGAACCCTAACTTCCAATCATTGATTAAAAAACTAAAAAACGACGGGCATTACCTCGGTCCACATTCTGATAAACATTTATTGTACTGCGATTGGAATAAACGCGATAGTCTCTTGGTTACAAAAACAGATTTAGAAACCGATTTAAGCAACAATTATCGGGCAATGGCAGCTTTTGGGATTAACAAAGAAGTGGCGGGCTATTTTTTGCCTCCTTACGAATGGTACAACCAAACCATAGCCAACTGGACCAAAACCCAAGGCATACAATTGATTAATTTCACTCCGGGCACGCGATCTAATGCTGATTATACCTACCCCGAAATGGGAAAAAGCTATCGATCGAGTGATGAGATATATCGATCGATTACAACTTTTAACGAAACAAAACCCAATGGTTTAAATGGTTTTATCTTGCTATTGCACATTGGTACCGATGCCAGAAGAACTGATAAATTTTATAACAGACTGGCAGAATTACTTACTTATCTGAAAAAGGCTGATTATAAATTGGCTAGAATTGATAATTAATTAGAATATTGGGCACAATGACAAATTAAAATTTAAAATAAATATTAACTTTGCCTCCAAATAACAAAAAACATGAGTGTACAAGAGAACAGCAGCAATAATTTCAACTGGTTATATTATGCTTTAGGTTTATTCTTCGGAGTTTTAACTGGAGCAATCATTACGCAAAACTACATTTTCGCTTTGTTAGGTGGTGTTTTAGGTTTGTTAACAGCAGGCTTATTTTTAAACGCTATCGTAAAAGGAAGAAAATACTAGTTTTTAGTCCTTTTATACAATTAGATCCTTTTAAGGTTTAAAATTTAATTCCACAGCACATGAGACCGTTATGATTTTACCAATAGCTGTAAAATCATGATTGCTCATCGCTACTGAAAACAAAAACTTACAAATGAAAAATATCTTCATTGTTGTTTTCGCTCTTATTTGTTTTAGCGCAAAGGCTCAACAGGCCCCTACCGCTGAAGTAAAATTTCCTGTTGCAGACCAAGTCCTGCAGATATTGTTTATTTTCCCCTTAATGCCCCAAAGGCAAAGGCTGGAGACCCAACAAAACCGGTTATAAAGATTGTTTATTCGCGCCCACAGAAAAAAGGACGTGATATTTTTGGCGTTTTAGAACAGTATGGAAATGTTTGGCGTTTTGGTGCCAACGAAAGTACAGAGGTTTGTTTCTTCAAAAAGGTAAGCATTGGCGGCAAAAAAATCAAAGCAGGTACCTATAGTTTATTCGCCATTCCAAACAAAGATACCTGGACGATTATTGTAAATAGCGAAACCGATAAATGGGGTGCTTTTAGTTATAATCAGGCTAAGGATATTGTCCGTGTAAATGTTCCGGTTAAAACCCTGGCTAAACCGATCGAATATTTCTCCTTAACCTTTACAGAGATTACCGGAGGTGCTAATTTGATTATTGGCTGGGACAGAACGCAAGTAGAATTACCAATTAACTTTTAGTCGAAAAGAAAGAAAAATATAAAGTCCCGGTTATTGCCGGGACTTTTTTGTTTAAATCGTTTTTTATCTTCCTGCACCTATCAAAAATTTTAACGAAGGCTGGCCTAACGCGAAAAAGGGCTTTAAGATTAATTTGAAACGAGTTTTTTAGCTTGGCTTTCCCCAGTGACGAATACTTTGTAAACCTGGGTGATTTTCCATTCGCCTTCTTTATCTTTCTCAATGATCACAAAATTTTGTTGTGCGCCATCAAATAATTCGTAATTAATATCTACACGTGCAATTACCAAGGCATCGGTTTCGGAAACGATTGAAGAGCTGATGTTACAATCTCTTTGAATTACGCCTTCATTTTTCTTCATTTGGTTTAACACATCACTTGCTTTATGTTTAATTACCCTTACATCTCTATTCGAGGTAAAAACAGCATCCTCACTTAAAACAGCTCTTAACTTTTTATAGTCAGAATTCATATAGCTGTCCATATAATAATTGATAACCGATTTATGGCTTGCAGTTGGTTTTTCAGCTGCAAAAACATTATTTGTGATTGTAATACCTAGTAATAAAATCACCAAAGCTTTTAGTCTCATAATATCTGTGTTTTTTTATTAAAGGTCGGCTGGAACTGATAAAAATAATATGCCGATAACACCATAATACCGAGGTAACTAAAATGTGATAAAAAGAAAAGGTTATGTTATCATTTTTTTAATTAAACGATAGCATAACCTTTCTTCAGGGCTTTAAACTATTATGGATTTTGCTGTCCGGCCAGGCCAGAATTAGCTTCCATTTCTGCCCTAGGTATTAAAAACTGCCATTTAACGTCTCCGGCGGGTATAGTTAATGTGCCTGCAACAGAAGCAGAAACGTAGTTTGGAACAACCGTTCTATCCAGCGGTAGGTTTAAACGTTTTAAATCTAACCACCTGTGGCCTTCT from Flavobacterium sp. W4I14 includes these protein-coding regions:
- a CDS encoding endoglucanase (product_source=KO:K01179; cath_funfam=1.50.10.10,3.20.20.370; cog=COG0726; ko=KO:K01179; pfam=PF00759,PF01522,PF02927; superfamily=48208,81296,88713; transmembrane_helix_parts=Inside_1_4,TMhelix_5_24,Outside_25_834) produces the protein MKNKFFLASTFSFALWFLCSFIGSQRKIQQNWIRINLLGYPTESVKVAVWASKTGEIPTQFEIVEKETNKIVYTSTNIKSFGSYGPFSLTARLNFSDFKSAGRFYLRANGIVSPLLLINNDVYKGAADFCLQYMRQQRSGFNPYLKDSCHTHDGFVLYGAKAGIKDSTHFDASGGWHDASDYLQYSTTSANAAYHLLMAYRDFPQVFGDKQLANGLDGKNGLADVLDEAKWGLDWLLKMHPQKNIMFNQLADDRDHISMRIPKEDSQYGKGFERPLYFITGETQQRGKFMNNTTGTSSTAAKFTSAFNLGSVLFKDVDRDYAKILVKKAKTAYKFALQKPGVTQTASVKSPYIYAEDNWVDDMELAETSFNFGREKIDQKKIAQALSYAQQERITPWLQKDTAAHYQYYPFINLGHYEIAKQDSTDKTAINYYQQGISQVWSRAKNNAFYRGIPFIWCSNNLTVAFAMQCSWYSALSGDKTYAELDQANFDWLFGCNPWGTSMVYGLPQWGDTPSDPHSAFTHLKNYPINGGLVDGPVYTNIYKGLIGIKLNDTDEYADFQSDLAVYHDDYGDYSTNEPTMDGTASLIYLLAAKEAQAKPLADHKTYSLGANIRRDSTQKKIYLVFTGDEYADGGKKISKVLAQEKVKASFFLTGNFYRNPNFQSLIKKLKNDGHYLGPHSDKHLLYCDWNKRDSLLVTKTDLETDLSNNYRAMAAFGINKEVAGYFLPPYEWYNQTIANWTKTQGIQLINFTPGTRSNADYTYPEMGKSYRSSDEIYRSITTFNETKPNGLNGFILLLHIGTDARRTDKFYNRLAELLTYLKKADYKLARIDN
- a CDS encoding hypothetical protein (product_source=Hypo-rule applied; superfamily=144091; transmembrane_helix_parts=Inside_1_12,TMhelix_13_30,Outside_31_33,TMhelix_34_56,Inside_57_61); translated protein: MSVQENSSNNFNWLYYALGLFFGVLTGAIITQNYIFALLGGVLGLLTAGLFLNAIVKGRKY
- a CDS encoding hypothetical protein (product_source=Hypo-rule applied; cleavage_site_network=SignalP-noTM; pfam=PF12893; superfamily=54427); translation: MRLKALVILLLGITITNNVFAAEKPTASHKSVINYYMDSYMNSDYKKLRAVLSEDAVFTSNRDVRVIKHKASDVLNQMKKNEGVIQRDCNISSSIVSETDALVIARVDINYELFDGAQQNFVIIEKDKEGEWKITQVYKVFVTGESQAKKLVSN